A single region of the Eleginops maclovinus isolate JMC-PN-2008 ecotype Puerto Natales chromosome 4, JC_Emac_rtc_rv5, whole genome shotgun sequence genome encodes:
- the zgc:123258 gene encoding signal peptide peptidase-like 2A isoform X4 has translation MERAVKIVLFSVIFLASQINCQEAILHISDGNTEKDYCIVHNHSWTPLSQTLDAALLYPLVNLTSTLLCNTSGVNPDLVNGKAVVVMRGDCVFSQKALVAQSLNVTALLIASNKPLITPSANDSQYAKVHIPLALMRYRDFLEAQQVFGDGMQAKLYAPPYSKIDASIAVMLLIAIFTITLGGYWSGTCERDRLNGVSGGGGESKADSGELFLYSPLKVVFFVALMCGMLVLMYFFYSVLVYVIIVIFCLASASALFSCFDAVLDLIGCPTGSFSIRNHNFSVRSMILAAVCISIAVVWGVYRNEDRWIWILQDLLGIAFCLNFMKTISLSNFKICVILLSLLLLYDVFFVFITPFFTKNGVSIMVQVALGPDASGEKLPVVMRVPRFSAWAQNLCVMQFSILGYGDIIVPGLLVAYCSRFDVWINSSRKVYFVSCCIAYLLGMILTFAVMLLSGMGQPALLYLVPFTLITCAVVAACRGEMRQFWAGTTYEVLDSSREPLLPEGRTDCGIEGERC, from the exons ATGGAAAGAGCTGTCAAAATCGTCCTTTTCTCAGTCATCTTCTTGGCATCGCAG ATAAACTGCCAAGAGGCCATCTTGCACATTTCAGATGGGAATACAGAGAAAGATTACTGCATTGTCCACAATCACTCCTGGACGCCCCTGTCACAAACCCTGGATGCTGCT TTGCTGTATCCACTGGTGAATTTAACCTCCACCCTACTGTGTAACACCTCTGGGGTCAATCCAGATTTGGTAAATGGCAAAGCAGTGGTGGTCATGAGGGGAGACTGTGTCTTCAGCCAGAAAGCTCTGGTTGCTCAGAGCCTCAACGTCACAGCTTTACTCATTGCCAGCAACAAACCATTG ATCACTCCATCAGCCAATGACTCTCAGTATGCAAAGGTCCATATTCCTCTGGCTCTCATGAGGTACAGGGACTTCCTCGAAGCACAGCAG GTGTTTGGTGATGGGATGCAGGCGAAGCTTTATGCTCCTCCTTACTCAAAGATCGATGCAAGCATTGCGGTCATGCTACTCATTGCCATCTTCACGATCACCTTGGGTGGATACTGGAGTGGGACATGTGAGAG AGACCGATTGAACGGTGTgtcagggggagggggagagagcaAAGCAGACAGCGGAGAGCTTTTTCTCTACTCTCCTCTCAAAGTGGTCTTCTTTGTTGCCTTGATGTGTGGGATGCTGGTGCTCATGTACTTCTTCTACAGTGTGCTGG TTTATGTCATCATCGTCATTTTCTGCCTGGCGTCTGCCTCTGCACTCTTCAGCTGTTTCGATGCAGTGTTGGATTTAATTGGTTGTCCCACTGGGAG CTTCTCCATCCGAAATCACAACTTCTCAGTGAGGTCCATGATACTGGCTGCTGTGTGCATTAGCATCGCTGTGGTCTGGGGGGTGTACAGGAATGAGGACAG ATGGATCTGGATCTTGCAGGACCTCCTTGGCATTGCTTTCTGCCTCAACTTCATGAAGACCATTTCACTGTCCAACTTCAAG ATCTGTGTGATTCTGCTGAGCCTCCTGCTTTTGTATGATGTCTTCTTCGTTTTCATCACTCCTTTCTTCACAAAG AATGGAGTGAGCATCATGGTGCAGGTTGCTCTGGGCCCGGATGCTTCAGGAGAGAAG CTGCCGGTGGTGATGCGCGTCCCACGGTTCTCAGCCTGGGCACAGAACCTGTGTGTGATGCAGTTCTCCATCCTGGGTTACGGAGACATCATTGTTCCAG GTCTCCTGGTGGCCTACTGCAGCAGATTTGATGTCTGGATCAACAGCAGCAGGAAGGTGTACTTCGTCAGCTGCTGCATCG CCTATCTGCTGGGAATGATCCTGACCTTTGCAGTGATGCTGCTGTCGGGGATGGGACAGCCCGCCTTACTCTACCTGGTGCCCTTCACCCTGATAACCTGCGCGGTGGTGGCTGCATGCCGGGGAGAGATGAGGCAGTTTTGGGCAGGAACCACCTATGAG GTCTTGGACTCATCCAGGGAGCCTTTACTGCCAG aGGGAAGAACTGACTGCGGCATAGAAGGAGAAAGATGCTGA
- the zgc:123258 gene encoding signal peptide peptidase-like 2A isoform X1, translating to MERAVKIVLFSVIFLASQINCQEAILHISDGNTEKDYCIVHNHSWTPLSQTLDAALLYPLVNLTSTLLCNTSGVNPDLVNGKAVVVMRGDCVFSQKALVAQSLNVTALLIASNKPLITPSANDSQYAKVHIPLALMRYRDFLEAQQVFGDGMQAKLYAPPYSKIDASIAVMLLIAIFTITLGGYWSGTCERDRLNGVSGGGGESKADSGELFLYSPLKVVFFVALMCGMLVLMYFFYSVLVYVIIVIFCLASASALFSCFDAVLDLIGCPTGSFSIRNHNFSVRSMILAAVCISIAVVWGVYRNEDRWIWILQDLLGIAFCLNFMKTISLSNFKICVILLSLLLLYDVFFVFITPFFTKNGVSIMVQVALGPDASGEKAQGNMVEVPAEPQAPSEKLPVVMRVPRFSAWAQNLCVMQFSILGYGDIIVPGLLVAYCSRFDVWINSSRKVYFVSCCIAYLLGMILTFAVMLLSGMGQPALLYLVPFTLITCAVVAACRGEMRQFWAGTTYEVLDSSREPLLPEGRTDCGIEGERC from the exons ATGGAAAGAGCTGTCAAAATCGTCCTTTTCTCAGTCATCTTCTTGGCATCGCAG ATAAACTGCCAAGAGGCCATCTTGCACATTTCAGATGGGAATACAGAGAAAGATTACTGCATTGTCCACAATCACTCCTGGACGCCCCTGTCACAAACCCTGGATGCTGCT TTGCTGTATCCACTGGTGAATTTAACCTCCACCCTACTGTGTAACACCTCTGGGGTCAATCCAGATTTGGTAAATGGCAAAGCAGTGGTGGTCATGAGGGGAGACTGTGTCTTCAGCCAGAAAGCTCTGGTTGCTCAGAGCCTCAACGTCACAGCTTTACTCATTGCCAGCAACAAACCATTG ATCACTCCATCAGCCAATGACTCTCAGTATGCAAAGGTCCATATTCCTCTGGCTCTCATGAGGTACAGGGACTTCCTCGAAGCACAGCAG GTGTTTGGTGATGGGATGCAGGCGAAGCTTTATGCTCCTCCTTACTCAAAGATCGATGCAAGCATTGCGGTCATGCTACTCATTGCCATCTTCACGATCACCTTGGGTGGATACTGGAGTGGGACATGTGAGAG AGACCGATTGAACGGTGTgtcagggggagggggagagagcaAAGCAGACAGCGGAGAGCTTTTTCTCTACTCTCCTCTCAAAGTGGTCTTCTTTGTTGCCTTGATGTGTGGGATGCTGGTGCTCATGTACTTCTTCTACAGTGTGCTGG TTTATGTCATCATCGTCATTTTCTGCCTGGCGTCTGCCTCTGCACTCTTCAGCTGTTTCGATGCAGTGTTGGATTTAATTGGTTGTCCCACTGGGAG CTTCTCCATCCGAAATCACAACTTCTCAGTGAGGTCCATGATACTGGCTGCTGTGTGCATTAGCATCGCTGTGGTCTGGGGGGTGTACAGGAATGAGGACAG ATGGATCTGGATCTTGCAGGACCTCCTTGGCATTGCTTTCTGCCTCAACTTCATGAAGACCATTTCACTGTCCAACTTCAAG ATCTGTGTGATTCTGCTGAGCCTCCTGCTTTTGTATGATGTCTTCTTCGTTTTCATCACTCCTTTCTTCACAAAG AATGGAGTGAGCATCATGGTGCAGGTTGCTCTGGGCCCGGATGCTTCAGGAGAGAAG GCGCAAGGTAACATGGTGGAGGTCCCCGCTGAACCCCAGGCTCCCTCAGAGAAA CTGCCGGTGGTGATGCGCGTCCCACGGTTCTCAGCCTGGGCACAGAACCTGTGTGTGATGCAGTTCTCCATCCTGGGTTACGGAGACATCATTGTTCCAG GTCTCCTGGTGGCCTACTGCAGCAGATTTGATGTCTGGATCAACAGCAGCAGGAAGGTGTACTTCGTCAGCTGCTGCATCG CCTATCTGCTGGGAATGATCCTGACCTTTGCAGTGATGCTGCTGTCGGGGATGGGACAGCCCGCCTTACTCTACCTGGTGCCCTTCACCCTGATAACCTGCGCGGTGGTGGCTGCATGCCGGGGAGAGATGAGGCAGTTTTGGGCAGGAACCACCTATGAG GTCTTGGACTCATCCAGGGAGCCTTTACTGCCAG aGGGAAGAACTGACTGCGGCATAGAAGGAGAAAGATGCTGA
- the zgc:123258 gene encoding signal peptide peptidase-like 2A isoform X3 translates to MERAVKIVLFSVIFLASQINCQEAILHISDGNTEKDYCIVHNHSWTPLSQTLDAALLYPLVNLTSTLLCNTSGVNPDLVNGKAVVVMRGDCVFSQKALVAQSLNVTALLIASNKPLITPSANDSQYAKVHIPLALMRYRDFLEAQQVFGDGMQAKLYAPPYSKIDASIAVMLLIAIFTITLGGYWSGTCERDRLNGVSGGGGESKADSGELFLYSPLKVVFFVALMCGMLVLMYFFYSVLVYVIIVIFCLASASALFSCFDAVLDLIGCPTGSFSIRNHNFSVRSMILAAVCISIAVVWGVYRNEDRWIWILQDLLGIAFCLNFMKTISLSNFKICVILLSLLLLYDVFFVFITPFFTKNGVSIMVQVALGPDASGEKAQGNMVEVPAEPQAPSEKLPVVMRVPRFSAWAQNLCVMQFSILGYGDIIVPGLLVAYCSRFDVWINSSRKVYFVSCCIAYLLGMILTFAVMLLSGMGQPALLYLVPFTLITCAVVAACRGEMRQFWAGTTYEREELTAA, encoded by the exons ATGGAAAGAGCTGTCAAAATCGTCCTTTTCTCAGTCATCTTCTTGGCATCGCAG ATAAACTGCCAAGAGGCCATCTTGCACATTTCAGATGGGAATACAGAGAAAGATTACTGCATTGTCCACAATCACTCCTGGACGCCCCTGTCACAAACCCTGGATGCTGCT TTGCTGTATCCACTGGTGAATTTAACCTCCACCCTACTGTGTAACACCTCTGGGGTCAATCCAGATTTGGTAAATGGCAAAGCAGTGGTGGTCATGAGGGGAGACTGTGTCTTCAGCCAGAAAGCTCTGGTTGCTCAGAGCCTCAACGTCACAGCTTTACTCATTGCCAGCAACAAACCATTG ATCACTCCATCAGCCAATGACTCTCAGTATGCAAAGGTCCATATTCCTCTGGCTCTCATGAGGTACAGGGACTTCCTCGAAGCACAGCAG GTGTTTGGTGATGGGATGCAGGCGAAGCTTTATGCTCCTCCTTACTCAAAGATCGATGCAAGCATTGCGGTCATGCTACTCATTGCCATCTTCACGATCACCTTGGGTGGATACTGGAGTGGGACATGTGAGAG AGACCGATTGAACGGTGTgtcagggggagggggagagagcaAAGCAGACAGCGGAGAGCTTTTTCTCTACTCTCCTCTCAAAGTGGTCTTCTTTGTTGCCTTGATGTGTGGGATGCTGGTGCTCATGTACTTCTTCTACAGTGTGCTGG TTTATGTCATCATCGTCATTTTCTGCCTGGCGTCTGCCTCTGCACTCTTCAGCTGTTTCGATGCAGTGTTGGATTTAATTGGTTGTCCCACTGGGAG CTTCTCCATCCGAAATCACAACTTCTCAGTGAGGTCCATGATACTGGCTGCTGTGTGCATTAGCATCGCTGTGGTCTGGGGGGTGTACAGGAATGAGGACAG ATGGATCTGGATCTTGCAGGACCTCCTTGGCATTGCTTTCTGCCTCAACTTCATGAAGACCATTTCACTGTCCAACTTCAAG ATCTGTGTGATTCTGCTGAGCCTCCTGCTTTTGTATGATGTCTTCTTCGTTTTCATCACTCCTTTCTTCACAAAG AATGGAGTGAGCATCATGGTGCAGGTTGCTCTGGGCCCGGATGCTTCAGGAGAGAAG GCGCAAGGTAACATGGTGGAGGTCCCCGCTGAACCCCAGGCTCCCTCAGAGAAA CTGCCGGTGGTGATGCGCGTCCCACGGTTCTCAGCCTGGGCACAGAACCTGTGTGTGATGCAGTTCTCCATCCTGGGTTACGGAGACATCATTGTTCCAG GTCTCCTGGTGGCCTACTGCAGCAGATTTGATGTCTGGATCAACAGCAGCAGGAAGGTGTACTTCGTCAGCTGCTGCATCG CCTATCTGCTGGGAATGATCCTGACCTTTGCAGTGATGCTGCTGTCGGGGATGGGACAGCCCGCCTTACTCTACCTGGTGCCCTTCACCCTGATAACCTGCGCGGTGGTGGCTGCATGCCGGGGAGAGATGAGGCAGTTTTGGGCAGGAACCACCTATGAG aGGGAAGAACTGACTGCGGCATAG
- the zgc:123258 gene encoding signal peptide peptidase-like 2A isoform X2, giving the protein MERAVKIVLFSVIFLASQINCQEAILHISDGNTEKDYCIVHNHSWTPLSQTLDAALLYPLVNLTSTLLCNTSGVNPDLVNGKAVVVMRGDCVFSQKALVAQSLNVTALLIASNKPLITPSANDSQYAKVHIPLALMRYRDFLEAQQVFGDGMQAKLYAPPYSKIDASIAVMLLIAIFTITLGGYWSGTCERDRLNGVSGGGGESKADSGELFLYSPLKVVFFVALMCGMLVLMYFFYSVLVYVIIVIFCLASASALFSCFDAVLDLIGCPTGSFSIRNHNFSVRSMILAAVCISIAVVWGVYRNEDRWIWILQDLLGIAFCLNFMKTISLSNFKICVILLSLLLLYDVFFVFITPFFTKNGVSIMVQVALGPDASGEKAQGNMVEVPAEPQAPSEKLPVVMRVPRFSAWAQNLCVMQFSILGYGDIIVPGLLVAYCSRFDVWINSSRKVYFVSCCIAYLLGMILTFAVMLLSGMGQPALLYLVPFTLITCAVVAACRGEMRQFWAGTTYEVRSQGLGLIQGAFTARGKN; this is encoded by the exons ATGGAAAGAGCTGTCAAAATCGTCCTTTTCTCAGTCATCTTCTTGGCATCGCAG ATAAACTGCCAAGAGGCCATCTTGCACATTTCAGATGGGAATACAGAGAAAGATTACTGCATTGTCCACAATCACTCCTGGACGCCCCTGTCACAAACCCTGGATGCTGCT TTGCTGTATCCACTGGTGAATTTAACCTCCACCCTACTGTGTAACACCTCTGGGGTCAATCCAGATTTGGTAAATGGCAAAGCAGTGGTGGTCATGAGGGGAGACTGTGTCTTCAGCCAGAAAGCTCTGGTTGCTCAGAGCCTCAACGTCACAGCTTTACTCATTGCCAGCAACAAACCATTG ATCACTCCATCAGCCAATGACTCTCAGTATGCAAAGGTCCATATTCCTCTGGCTCTCATGAGGTACAGGGACTTCCTCGAAGCACAGCAG GTGTTTGGTGATGGGATGCAGGCGAAGCTTTATGCTCCTCCTTACTCAAAGATCGATGCAAGCATTGCGGTCATGCTACTCATTGCCATCTTCACGATCACCTTGGGTGGATACTGGAGTGGGACATGTGAGAG AGACCGATTGAACGGTGTgtcagggggagggggagagagcaAAGCAGACAGCGGAGAGCTTTTTCTCTACTCTCCTCTCAAAGTGGTCTTCTTTGTTGCCTTGATGTGTGGGATGCTGGTGCTCATGTACTTCTTCTACAGTGTGCTGG TTTATGTCATCATCGTCATTTTCTGCCTGGCGTCTGCCTCTGCACTCTTCAGCTGTTTCGATGCAGTGTTGGATTTAATTGGTTGTCCCACTGGGAG CTTCTCCATCCGAAATCACAACTTCTCAGTGAGGTCCATGATACTGGCTGCTGTGTGCATTAGCATCGCTGTGGTCTGGGGGGTGTACAGGAATGAGGACAG ATGGATCTGGATCTTGCAGGACCTCCTTGGCATTGCTTTCTGCCTCAACTTCATGAAGACCATTTCACTGTCCAACTTCAAG ATCTGTGTGATTCTGCTGAGCCTCCTGCTTTTGTATGATGTCTTCTTCGTTTTCATCACTCCTTTCTTCACAAAG AATGGAGTGAGCATCATGGTGCAGGTTGCTCTGGGCCCGGATGCTTCAGGAGAGAAG GCGCAAGGTAACATGGTGGAGGTCCCCGCTGAACCCCAGGCTCCCTCAGAGAAA CTGCCGGTGGTGATGCGCGTCCCACGGTTCTCAGCCTGGGCACAGAACCTGTGTGTGATGCAGTTCTCCATCCTGGGTTACGGAGACATCATTGTTCCAG GTCTCCTGGTGGCCTACTGCAGCAGATTTGATGTCTGGATCAACAGCAGCAGGAAGGTGTACTTCGTCAGCTGCTGCATCG CCTATCTGCTGGGAATGATCCTGACCTTTGCAGTGATGCTGCTGTCGGGGATGGGACAGCCCGCCTTACTCTACCTGGTGCCCTTCACCCTGATAACCTGCGCGGTGGTGGCTGCATGCCGGGGAGAGATGAGGCAGTTTTGGGCAGGAACCACCTATGAGGTGAGATCTCAAG GTCTTGGACTCATCCAGGGAGCCTTTACTGCCAG aGGGAAGAACTGA